In Montipora capricornis isolate CH-2021 chromosome 4, ASM3666992v2, whole genome shotgun sequence, a single genomic region encodes these proteins:
- the LOC138046352 gene encoding uncharacterized protein: MGSPVSPVVANLCMEAIEEMAINTSEVQPKVWKRYVDDSFCIIKRDAVNSFHTTLNSIDPHISFTIEEESDQQIAFLDTLVSRKDNTITIDVYRKATHTDRYLDFSSHHDKRHKISTAETLLHRAIKLPSTPQGKNTEINHVFDALRANNYPSFVISNILKQKFSKPTTHAIPSPEELVGMFFKCPFLNKLKDDAIKIKNKMKLLIGADKTTSFYKLEPSAYNDLLEQNITKSYKKA; encoded by the exons ATGGGTAGCCCCGTCAGCCCTGTGGTGGCGAACTTGTGCATGGAAGCGATCGAAGAAATGGCCATTAACACGTCTGAAGTACAACCTAAAGTATGGAAACGCTACGTGGATGATAGCTTCTGCATCATCAAAAGAGATGCTGTTAATTCTTTTCATACTACACTTAATTCCATCGATCCACACATCTCATTCACTATTGAAGAGGAATCTGACCAACAGATCGCCTTCTTGGATACTTTGGTTTCTCGCAAGGATAACACGATCACTATTGATGTTTACCGCAAAGCAACTCACACGGAcagatatttagacttttcttcTCACCACGACAAACGCCACAAGATCAGCACAGCTGAGACCCTCCTACACCGCGCAATTAAACTCCCAAGTACACCGCAAGGGAAAAATACCGAAATCAATCACGTCTTTGATGCTCTACGAGCCAACAACTATCCCTCCTTTGTTATTTCCAATATCTTAAAGcagaaattttccaaaccaaccacacatgccatcccttcacctgaagaattggttggcatgttttttaaatg cCCTTTTCTTAACAAACTCAAAGACGACGCCATaaagattaaaaacaaaatgaagctACTTATCGGCGCCGACAAAACCACGAGCTTCTACAAGCTAGAACCATCCGCATACAACGACCTTCTCGAACAGAACATCACCAAGTCCTACAAAAAAGCATAA
- the LOC138046354 gene encoding uncharacterized protein produces MTPALGIEPGPHWWEASALTTAPALQSQSYHLLYEDGTKALFLPGSKKEVFTLSRYQEEIGKDFKRITLYLCSNYDFEISEGYFDDKELTGIQKDCDTDLKALMECEKPAKRARCYSPIDLTTVAIKNANQIEIDHQLANENANQVEFGHQIASESSNQIELDHQLASQMQERYYNEGSGELQDVHQNEDTVTRNEDTSTGVDFTDSCSVVTTLAEMVDENGRLFIVVRRGSPLNRVLSIWNREMKKNIASTHPVVNPFVPVLELDPEKHLTPSDRALLSSIRTDITSHTDTIIEHDYTGSIHDSHIEEILKSIAISIVTRRVLYLKEFLEVLNAYGLGSIIQSHPEACKALFVKDVHNDDDQVDANFLFSSLRPLYSPKGSSRRTTEESMIDFFQDFLFNLEDEPRVNAAGYAEVIVVQTHVRFQCVACSPAGVLGWLTGQKHKPINGEEIRIDVKFNHDCITDNPNHRICFPVVGACAKEITFPVAYMKTADEFNEVFMIALSKGQSFGKA; encoded by the exons atgacgccggcgctgggaatcgaacccgggccacattggtgggaggcgagtgctctcaccactgcgccagccctgcagAGTCAGTCGTACCATTTGTTATATGAAGATGGAACTAAAGCCCTCTTTCTTCCTGGTTCTAAGAAAGAAGTATTCACATTAAGTAGATACCAAGAAGAAATAGGTAAAGACTTTAAAAGAATAACCCTTTACCTGTGCTCAAACTATGACTTTGAGATTTCAGAAGGTTATTTTGATGATAAAGAACTTACTGGCATTCAAAAAGATTGTGACACTGATTTAAAGGCTTTGATGGAATGTGAGAAACCTGCTAAGCGTGCAAGGTGCTACAGTCCCATTGATCTCACAACAGTTGCCATTAAAAATGCAAATCAGATtgaaattgatcatcagcttgCCAATGAGAATGCAAATCAGGTTGAATTTGGGCATCAGATTGCCAGTGAGAGTTCAAATCAGATTGAACTTGATCATCAGCTTGCCAGCCAGATGCAGGAAAGATACTATAATGAAGGTTCTGGTGAACTGCAAGACGTGCATCAAAATGAAGACACTGTAACTCGTAATGAGGACACCAGTACAGGAGTGGACTTTACTGATTCATGTTCAGTTGTTACAACCTTAGCTGAGATGGTGGATGAGAATGGCAGGCTATTCATTGTTGTCAGGAGAGGTTCCCCATTAAACAGGGTGCTATCTATATGGAAtagagaaatgaagaaaaacattGCCTCGACACACCCAGTT GTGAATCCGTTTGTACCAGTTCTTGAACTTGATCCTGAAAAACATTTAACCCCCAGCGACAGGGCCCTGTTGAGCTCAATAAGAACAGACATAACTTCACATACTGACACCATCATTGAACATGACTATACAGGCAGCATTCATGATTCTCATATCGAGGAGATTCTGAAATCCATTGCTATTAGCATTGTGACCAGGAGGGTACTGTATCTGAAAGAGTTTCTGGAAGTACTCAATGCTTATGGTTTGGGTAGTATTATCCAAAGCCACCCAGAAGCCTGCAAGGCCCTGTTTGTGAAAGATGTAcataatgatgatgatcaagTCGATGCAAATTTCCTGTTTTCATCACTCCGACCATTGTATTCGCCAAAAGGCAGCAGTAGGAGAACAACAGAAGAGTCCATGATTGACTTTTTCCAGGATTTTCTGTTTAACTTGGAGGATGAGCCAAGAGTAAATGCTGCTGGCTATGCAGAGGTAATA GTTGTCCAAACACACGTGCGGTTCCAATGTGTCGCCTGCTCACCTGCTGGTGTACTGGGCTGGCTTACTGGACAAAAGCATAAACCCATCAATGGGGAAGAAATTAGAATTGATGTAAAGTTTAATCATGACTGTATCACTGATAATCCTAATCACCGTATCTGTTTTCCTGTTGTTGGCGCTTGTGCCAAGGAAATTACGTTTCCTGTTGCTTATATGAAAACAGCTGATGAATTCAATGAAGTATTCATGATCGCACTCTCAAAGGGGCAGTCTTTTGGCAAGGCTTGA